From a single Phalacrocorax carbo chromosome 10, bPhaCar2.1, whole genome shotgun sequence genomic region:
- the IL21R gene encoding interleukin-21 receptor isoform X1, with the protein MTAAGAKFMSCSPVPPLLLSGAVAGLQNRGHPVRTNMRNKLWLQSISFFLLFQYTTCCENLTCFVDYVQTLSCSLRNDLGASSYNLTATWVQEEDPENTVAACSLLQFSRNTSHTQYMCTVDMTELLADIKVQVDVTEIANRQHVISKGFYMAENIKPQPPFNLTAVFSEGYNISWETIYQNSPFYFLNEELEYQLRYKRRIDTWEAQKTKAVHEDRRTLVILPWELQANTEYEFQVRARPREGTGYCGFWSEWSRLLILKTSPAAVTQTAGMGWLLLLFGVVVVITASITTFLAKQRSLWKKMACIPDPAPFFKPLYLVHNGDFKKWVGASHMKMTFDFFEWGMVLPEVLEVYTMCPSNNTSREELHKLRKDLPCKPCVSCLTAPVQDSQSLLSSMNSSSGPQDRSYGHLSIDTVTVADEFTPCNCQYNCNRVYRGHEHTSEEDSAGEAGYPKVNVDDEDRKTSSDLHLADLSTQDKILASGSVSTDHLRSTSIPARQQAERALEGGMGSILEALCLQPDQWDLENPASLPSPDGESVSYSEGSYDFSPHIARPVDSYPMICVDLDTIDSGFVDSDCGSPVDSEFEQNSQTNCGSVPLERAGEEFPRSYVKQWVSCRSDSPVNGTQTN; encoded by the exons gaCATCCGGTCAGAACCAACATGAGGAACAAACTGTGGCTCCAGagtatttccttcttccttttattcCAGTATA CTACGTGTTGTGAAAACCTCACTTGTTTTGTGGACTATGTACAGACGCTGTCCTGTAGCCTGAGAAATGATTTGGGTGCCAGTTCATATAACCTCACTGCAACATG GGTTCAGGAGGAAGATCCAGAAAATACTGTGGCTGCCTGCAGTCTCCTGCAATTCTCCAGGAACACCAGTCACACACAGTACATGTGTACTGTGGACATGACTGAACTCCTGGCAGATATCAAAGTCCAGGTGGATGTTACAGAGATAGCCAATAGGCAGCACGTGATTTCCAAAGGCTTTTATATGGCAGAGAACA TCAAACCACAGCCTCCGTTCAATCTGACCGCTGTGTTCTCAGAGGGTTACAATATTTCCTGGGAAACCATCTACCAGAATTCTCCTTTCTACTTTTTGAATGAGGAGCTGGAATATCAGCTGCGTTATAAGAGAAGGATTGACACCTGGGAG GCTCAGAAGACTAAAGCTGTCCATGAAGATAGACGGACACTGGTGATCCTGCCATGGGAACTCCAGGCAAACACTGAGTATGAGTTCCAAGTGAGAGCCAGACCCCGAGAAGGCACTGGCTACTGTGGATTTTGGAGTGAATGGAGTCGTCTGCTGATTTTGAAAACCAGCCCTGCCG CAGTGACACAGACAGCAGGCATgggatggctgctgctgctgttcgGTGTTGTCGTGGTAATCACTGCCTCGATCACAACCTTTCTGGCCAAACAGCGGAG cCTGTGGAAGAAGATGGCTTGCATCCCAGACCCTGCTCCCTTTTTCAAACCTCTTTACCTGGTGCATAATGGAGATTTCAAG AAGTGGGTTGGTGCATCCCATATGAAAATGACCTTCGATTTCTTTGAATGGGGAATGGTCCTTCCAGAAGTCCTAGAAGTTTACACCATGTGTCCTTCCAACAACACCTCACGGGAGGAGCTGCACAAGCTGAGAAAAGATCTGCCTTGCAAACCCTGCGTCTCTTGCCTGACTGCCCCAGTTCAGGATAGCCAGTCCCTGCTGTCTAGTATGAACAGCAGCAGTGGGCCTCAGGACCGGTCATATGGGCATTTGTCCATTGATACTGTGACTGTGGCTGATGAATTTACACCTTGTAACTGCCAGTACAACTGTAACCGTGTGTACAGGGGACACGAGCATACCAGCGAGGAAGATAGTGCTGGGGAAGCTGGTTACCCCAAGGTTAACGTTGATGATGAAGACAGAAAGACATCCAGTGACTTGCATCTCGCTGACTTGAGCACACAGGACAAAATACTTGCTTCAGGCTCTGTGTCCACAGACCACCTGAGGAGTACAAGTATCCCAGCCCGCCAGCAAGCAGAAAGGGCTTtggaaggagggatggggagcatCCTAGAAGCCCTTTGCTTGCAGCCTGATCAGTGGGATTTAGAAAATCCAGCTTCTCTACCTTCTCCTGATGGTGAGAGTGTTTCCTACAGTGAGGGCTCCTATGACTTCTCCCCTCACATTGCAAGGCCTGTTGACAGTTACCCTATGATCTGCGTAGATTTGGACACTATTGACAGTGGCTTTGTGGACTCAGACTGTGGGAGTCCAGTTGACTCTGAATTTGAGCAAAACAGTCAGACCAACTGTGGGTCCGTCCCTCTTGAGCGGGCGGGGGAGGAATTTCCACGGAGTTATGTCAAGCAGTGGGTCTCCTGTCGCTCTGACAGCCCTGTCAATGGGACACAGACAAACTAA
- the IL21R gene encoding interleukin-21 receptor isoform X2, with translation MRNKLWLQSISFFLLFQYTTCCENLTCFVDYVQTLSCSLRNDLGASSYNLTATWVQEEDPENTVAACSLLQFSRNTSHTQYMCTVDMTELLADIKVQVDVTEIANRQHVISKGFYMAENIKPQPPFNLTAVFSEGYNISWETIYQNSPFYFLNEELEYQLRYKRRIDTWEAQKTKAVHEDRRTLVILPWELQANTEYEFQVRARPREGTGYCGFWSEWSRLLILKTSPAAVTQTAGMGWLLLLFGVVVVITASITTFLAKQRSLWKKMACIPDPAPFFKPLYLVHNGDFKKWVGASHMKMTFDFFEWGMVLPEVLEVYTMCPSNNTSREELHKLRKDLPCKPCVSCLTAPVQDSQSLLSSMNSSSGPQDRSYGHLSIDTVTVADEFTPCNCQYNCNRVYRGHEHTSEEDSAGEAGYPKVNVDDEDRKTSSDLHLADLSTQDKILASGSVSTDHLRSTSIPARQQAERALEGGMGSILEALCLQPDQWDLENPASLPSPDGESVSYSEGSYDFSPHIARPVDSYPMICVDLDTIDSGFVDSDCGSPVDSEFEQNSQTNCGSVPLERAGEEFPRSYVKQWVSCRSDSPVNGTQTN, from the exons ATGAGGAACAAACTGTGGCTCCAGagtatttccttcttccttttattcCAGTATA CTACGTGTTGTGAAAACCTCACTTGTTTTGTGGACTATGTACAGACGCTGTCCTGTAGCCTGAGAAATGATTTGGGTGCCAGTTCATATAACCTCACTGCAACATG GGTTCAGGAGGAAGATCCAGAAAATACTGTGGCTGCCTGCAGTCTCCTGCAATTCTCCAGGAACACCAGTCACACACAGTACATGTGTACTGTGGACATGACTGAACTCCTGGCAGATATCAAAGTCCAGGTGGATGTTACAGAGATAGCCAATAGGCAGCACGTGATTTCCAAAGGCTTTTATATGGCAGAGAACA TCAAACCACAGCCTCCGTTCAATCTGACCGCTGTGTTCTCAGAGGGTTACAATATTTCCTGGGAAACCATCTACCAGAATTCTCCTTTCTACTTTTTGAATGAGGAGCTGGAATATCAGCTGCGTTATAAGAGAAGGATTGACACCTGGGAG GCTCAGAAGACTAAAGCTGTCCATGAAGATAGACGGACACTGGTGATCCTGCCATGGGAACTCCAGGCAAACACTGAGTATGAGTTCCAAGTGAGAGCCAGACCCCGAGAAGGCACTGGCTACTGTGGATTTTGGAGTGAATGGAGTCGTCTGCTGATTTTGAAAACCAGCCCTGCCG CAGTGACACAGACAGCAGGCATgggatggctgctgctgctgttcgGTGTTGTCGTGGTAATCACTGCCTCGATCACAACCTTTCTGGCCAAACAGCGGAG cCTGTGGAAGAAGATGGCTTGCATCCCAGACCCTGCTCCCTTTTTCAAACCTCTTTACCTGGTGCATAATGGAGATTTCAAG AAGTGGGTTGGTGCATCCCATATGAAAATGACCTTCGATTTCTTTGAATGGGGAATGGTCCTTCCAGAAGTCCTAGAAGTTTACACCATGTGTCCTTCCAACAACACCTCACGGGAGGAGCTGCACAAGCTGAGAAAAGATCTGCCTTGCAAACCCTGCGTCTCTTGCCTGACTGCCCCAGTTCAGGATAGCCAGTCCCTGCTGTCTAGTATGAACAGCAGCAGTGGGCCTCAGGACCGGTCATATGGGCATTTGTCCATTGATACTGTGACTGTGGCTGATGAATTTACACCTTGTAACTGCCAGTACAACTGTAACCGTGTGTACAGGGGACACGAGCATACCAGCGAGGAAGATAGTGCTGGGGAAGCTGGTTACCCCAAGGTTAACGTTGATGATGAAGACAGAAAGACATCCAGTGACTTGCATCTCGCTGACTTGAGCACACAGGACAAAATACTTGCTTCAGGCTCTGTGTCCACAGACCACCTGAGGAGTACAAGTATCCCAGCCCGCCAGCAAGCAGAAAGGGCTTtggaaggagggatggggagcatCCTAGAAGCCCTTTGCTTGCAGCCTGATCAGTGGGATTTAGAAAATCCAGCTTCTCTACCTTCTCCTGATGGTGAGAGTGTTTCCTACAGTGAGGGCTCCTATGACTTCTCCCCTCACATTGCAAGGCCTGTTGACAGTTACCCTATGATCTGCGTAGATTTGGACACTATTGACAGTGGCTTTGTGGACTCAGACTGTGGGAGTCCAGTTGACTCTGAATTTGAGCAAAACAGTCAGACCAACTGTGGGTCCGTCCCTCTTGAGCGGGCGGGGGAGGAATTTCCACGGAGTTATGTCAAGCAGTGGGTCTCCTGTCGCTCTGACAGCCCTGTCAATGGGACACAGACAAACTAA